From the Carassius gibelio isolate Cgi1373 ecotype wild population from Czech Republic chromosome B25, carGib1.2-hapl.c, whole genome shotgun sequence genome, one window contains:
- the LOC128014595 gene encoding protein regulator of cytokinesis 1 isoform X1, whose protein sequence is MRKSEIHAAESVACLGKALGELKDIWEEIGIPEDQRLQRTDAVHMHIKNLLDMMIAEEEGLKKRLLSSIEACRKEVTSLCSELQVQECQEEDGLTMLQLEKDLRTQVKMMLKEKSARQSELKSLIQQDQDLCDILCDELFPIHPEHVPSQQQLQNYRQHNNTRNQERERRHAEFVGMKRQITVLMEDLEQHPDTSFEKDAVCEDEDAFCLSVENLSALKVLLHQLESRKAESEALCVSIRGRIEQLWEMLQVPEEERESLLHNTLTSSKSRLNALQAELQRLEELKKKNIQRVIHAIRSEIVKFWEKCYFSPEQRQAFTPYHSDDLEEEVLREHELELERLKQDYAEHSELYDAVSTWSSNWALYQELEKKATDPSRFNNRGGNLLKEEKQRVDLQKSLPKLEKSLKAQIDQWEAAHCKEFRVHGQPFLQFVEDQWNQHRMEKEREKEERQMKKMKQTEEDLLYGTIIRTPTKRRLAGTPTPGKTRKLISTSSMCSSTPNTTLRSICPSPSLRPPLSSSKLGARTPARGRTPRGLERNKENISHLSGALRTIAASPQRNYSITSVASSYSEFAKDSESTAASSGSSQTENPTSRLEF, encoded by the exons atgaggaagag TGAAATCCACGCTGCAGAGTCTGTAGCATGTTTGGGCAAGGCCCTCGGAGAGCTGAAGGACATCTGGGAGGAGATCGGGATCCCAGAAGACCAGAGGCTTCAGCGAACGGACGCCGTCCACATGCACATCAAA AATCTGCTGGATATGATGATCGCAGAGGAGGAAGGGCTGAAGAAGCGCTTGCTGAGCAGTATTGAAGCATGCAGAAAAGAGGTGACCAGCCTGTGTAGTGAGCTTCAGGTGCAGGAGTGTCAG GAGGAGGACGGCCTTACGATGCTGCAGCTGGAGAAGGATCTACGTACGCAGGTCAAGATGATGCTGAAAGAGAAAAGTGCTCGTCAGAGCGAGCTGAAGTCTCTGATTCAGCAGGATCAAGATCTGTGTGACATCTTGTGTGATGAGCTGTTCCCCATCCATCCTGAACATGTCCCGTCACAGCAGCAGCTGCAGAACTACAGACAACACAACAACACACGCAACCAGGAGAGG gagCGCCGTCATGCCGAGTTTGTGGGAATGAAGCGTCAGATCACAGTGTTGATGGAGGATCTGGAGCAGCATCCTGACACCTCTTTTGAGAAAGACGCTGTGTGTGAAGATGAAGACGCTTTCTGCCTTTCCGTGGAAAACCTCAGTGCGCTCAAAGTGTTACTGCACCAG CTGGAGAGCCGTAAAGCTGAAAGTGAAGCGCTGTGTGTGTCCATCCGTGGTCGTATCGAGCAGCTGTGGGAGATGTTGCAGGTTCctgaggaagaaagagagagtcTGCTGCACAACACCCTCACTAGCTCAAAAAGCAGACTGAACGCA CTGCAGGCAGAGCTGCAGCGACTTGaggaactgaaaaagaaaaacatccagCGCGTTATTCACGCAATCCGATCAGAGATCGTCAAGTTTTGGGAGAAATGTTACTTCAGCCCGGAGCAGAGACAAGCCTTCACTCCCTATCACAGCG ATGATCTGGAAGAGGAGGTGTTGCGTGAACATGAGCTGGAGTTGGAGCGACTGAAGCAGGACTATGCTGAACACAGCGAGCTGTACGACGCTGTCTCCACCTGGAGCAGCAACTGGGCTCTCTATCAGGAACTGGAG AAAAAAGCCACGGACCCCTCTCGCTTTAACAACAGAGGAGGAAACCTGCTGAAGGAGGAGAAACAGAGGGTTGACCTGCAGAAGAGTTTGCCAAAG TTGGAGAAGAGTCTGAAGGCCCAGATTGACCAATGGGAAGCAGCGCACTGTAAAGAGTTCCGTGTGCACGGACAGCCGTTCCTGCAATTTGTGGAAGACCAGTGGAATCAACACCgcatggagaaagagagagaaaaagaggaacGG caaatgaagaaaatgaagcAGACGGAGGAAGATCTACTGTACGGCACCATCATCAGAACTCCAACCAAGAGGAGACTCGCGGGAACCCCGACACCCGGAAAAACACGCAAG CTGATCTCCACCTCTAGCATGTGTAGCTCCACCCCCAACACGACACTCCGTTCCATATGCCCCTCCCCTTCTTTAAGACCGCCCCTTTCCTCCAGCAAG CTGGGTGCGCGGACACCTGCCCGTGGCCGAACCCCTCGTGGGCTGGAGAGGAATAAAGAGAACATCTCCCATCTGAGCGGAGCTTTGCGCACAATAGCCGCCAGCCCTCAAAGAAACTACTCCATCACATCTGTGGCCTCCTCCTACTCGGAGTTTGCG AAGGACTCTGAATCCACTGCAGCGTCCAG CGGGAGCTCTCAAACGGAAAATCCAACGTCAAGACTGGAGTTCTGA
- the LOC128014595 gene encoding protein regulator of cytokinesis 1 isoform X2 gives MRKSEIHAAESVACLGKALGELKDIWEEIGIPEDQRLQRTDAVHMHIKNLLDMMIAEEEGLKKRLLSSIEACRKEVTSLCSELQVQECQEEDGLTMLQLEKDLRTQVKMMLKEKSARQSELKSLIQQDQDLCDILCDELFPIHPEHVPSQQQLQNYRQHNNTRNQERERRHAEFVGMKRQITVLMEDLEQHPDTSFEKDAVCEDEDAFCLSVENLSALKVLLHQLESRKAESEALCVSIRGRIEQLWEMLQVPEEERESLLHNTLTSSKSRLNALQAELQRLEELKKKNIQRVIHAIRSEIVKFWEKCYFSPEQRQAFTPYHSDDLEEEVLREHELELERLKQDYAEHSELYDAVSTWSSNWALYQELEKKATDPSRFNNRGGNLLKEEKQRVDLQKSLPKLEKSLKAQIDQWEAAHCKEFRVHGQPFLQFVEDQWNQHRMEKEREKEERQMKKMKQTEEDLLYGTIIRTPTKRRLAGTPTPGKTRKLISTSSMCSSTPNTTLRSICPSPSLRPPLSSSKLGARTPARGRTPRGLERNKENISHLSGALRTIAASPQRNYSITSVASSYSEFARELSNGKSNVKTGVLNSTVTH, from the exons atgaggaagag TGAAATCCACGCTGCAGAGTCTGTAGCATGTTTGGGCAAGGCCCTCGGAGAGCTGAAGGACATCTGGGAGGAGATCGGGATCCCAGAAGACCAGAGGCTTCAGCGAACGGACGCCGTCCACATGCACATCAAA AATCTGCTGGATATGATGATCGCAGAGGAGGAAGGGCTGAAGAAGCGCTTGCTGAGCAGTATTGAAGCATGCAGAAAAGAGGTGACCAGCCTGTGTAGTGAGCTTCAGGTGCAGGAGTGTCAG GAGGAGGACGGCCTTACGATGCTGCAGCTGGAGAAGGATCTACGTACGCAGGTCAAGATGATGCTGAAAGAGAAAAGTGCTCGTCAGAGCGAGCTGAAGTCTCTGATTCAGCAGGATCAAGATCTGTGTGACATCTTGTGTGATGAGCTGTTCCCCATCCATCCTGAACATGTCCCGTCACAGCAGCAGCTGCAGAACTACAGACAACACAACAACACACGCAACCAGGAGAGG gagCGCCGTCATGCCGAGTTTGTGGGAATGAAGCGTCAGATCACAGTGTTGATGGAGGATCTGGAGCAGCATCCTGACACCTCTTTTGAGAAAGACGCTGTGTGTGAAGATGAAGACGCTTTCTGCCTTTCCGTGGAAAACCTCAGTGCGCTCAAAGTGTTACTGCACCAG CTGGAGAGCCGTAAAGCTGAAAGTGAAGCGCTGTGTGTGTCCATCCGTGGTCGTATCGAGCAGCTGTGGGAGATGTTGCAGGTTCctgaggaagaaagagagagtcTGCTGCACAACACCCTCACTAGCTCAAAAAGCAGACTGAACGCA CTGCAGGCAGAGCTGCAGCGACTTGaggaactgaaaaagaaaaacatccagCGCGTTATTCACGCAATCCGATCAGAGATCGTCAAGTTTTGGGAGAAATGTTACTTCAGCCCGGAGCAGAGACAAGCCTTCACTCCCTATCACAGCG ATGATCTGGAAGAGGAGGTGTTGCGTGAACATGAGCTGGAGTTGGAGCGACTGAAGCAGGACTATGCTGAACACAGCGAGCTGTACGACGCTGTCTCCACCTGGAGCAGCAACTGGGCTCTCTATCAGGAACTGGAG AAAAAAGCCACGGACCCCTCTCGCTTTAACAACAGAGGAGGAAACCTGCTGAAGGAGGAGAAACAGAGGGTTGACCTGCAGAAGAGTTTGCCAAAG TTGGAGAAGAGTCTGAAGGCCCAGATTGACCAATGGGAAGCAGCGCACTGTAAAGAGTTCCGTGTGCACGGACAGCCGTTCCTGCAATTTGTGGAAGACCAGTGGAATCAACACCgcatggagaaagagagagaaaaagaggaacGG caaatgaagaaaatgaagcAGACGGAGGAAGATCTACTGTACGGCACCATCATCAGAACTCCAACCAAGAGGAGACTCGCGGGAACCCCGACACCCGGAAAAACACGCAAG CTGATCTCCACCTCTAGCATGTGTAGCTCCACCCCCAACACGACACTCCGTTCCATATGCCCCTCCCCTTCTTTAAGACCGCCCCTTTCCTCCAGCAAG CTGGGTGCGCGGACACCTGCCCGTGGCCGAACCCCTCGTGGGCTGGAGAGGAATAAAGAGAACATCTCCCATCTGAGCGGAGCTTTGCGCACAATAGCCGCCAGCCCTCAAAGAAACTACTCCATCACATCTGTGGCCTCCTCCTACTCGGAGTTTGCG CGGGAGCTCTCAAACGGAAAATCCAACGTCAAGACTGGAGTTCTGAACTCTACCGTCACACACTGA